In Eupeodes corollae chromosome 3, idEupCoro1.1, whole genome shotgun sequence, a single genomic region encodes these proteins:
- the LOC129948946 gene encoding protein max isoform X2 — protein MSDDDREIDIESDDDNDSDSGRMQQRNAGAQNFTQAEKRAHHNALERKRRDHIKDSFTCLREAVPSLQGEKASRAQILKKTAECIQMMRRKIHSHQKDVEDIKKQNAILEAQIRLLENARDGGYPSSNTSKIHVKPEQGSDSSDGEDHDFRRRSKKLKTSYQS, from the exons atgAGTGATGACGATAGAGAAATTGATATCGAAAGTGAC GATGATAATGATTCCGATAGTGGGCGAATGCAACAAAGAAATGCTGGTGCACAAAATTTCACACAG gcGGAAAAACGAGCTCATCACAATGCCCTTGAACGCAAGAGAAGAGATCACATAAAAGACAGCTTTACATGTCTCCGAGAGGCGGTTCCATCATTGCAAGGCGAAAAA GCAAGTCGAGCACAGATTCTGAAGAAGACTGCCGAGTGTATTCAGATGATGCGAAGAAAAATCCACTCCCACCAAAAAGATGTCGAagatatcaaaaaacaaaatgcaatatTAGAAGCTCAAA TTCGTTTGCTAGAAAATGCCAGAGATGGTGGTTATCCATCATCGAATACATCAAAAATACATGTCAAACCAGAGCAGGGTTCTGATAGTTCAGATGGGGAAGATCATGACTTTAGACGTCGAAGTAAAAAGCTGAAAACATCCTATCAATCTTAG
- the LOC129948946 gene encoding protein max isoform X1, with protein MSDDDREIDIESDDDNDSDSGRMQQRNAGAQNFTQAEKRAHHNALERKRRDHIKDSFTCLREAVPSLQGEKVASRAQILKKTAECIQMMRRKIHSHQKDVEDIKKQNAILEAQIRLLENARDGGYPSSNTSKIHVKPEQGSDSSDGEDHDFRRRSKKLKTSYQS; from the exons atgAGTGATGACGATAGAGAAATTGATATCGAAAGTGAC GATGATAATGATTCCGATAGTGGGCGAATGCAACAAAGAAATGCTGGTGCACAAAATTTCACACAG gcGGAAAAACGAGCTCATCACAATGCCCTTGAACGCAAGAGAAGAGATCACATAAAAGACAGCTTTACATGTCTCCGAGAGGCGGTTCCATCATTGCAAGGCGAAAAAGTA GCAAGTCGAGCACAGATTCTGAAGAAGACTGCCGAGTGTATTCAGATGATGCGAAGAAAAATCCACTCCCACCAAAAAGATGTCGAagatatcaaaaaacaaaatgcaatatTAGAAGCTCAAA TTCGTTTGCTAGAAAATGCCAGAGATGGTGGTTATCCATCATCGAATACATCAAAAATACATGTCAAACCAGAGCAGGGTTCTGATAGTTCAGATGGGGAAGATCATGACTTTAGACGTCGAAGTAAAAAGCTGAAAACATCCTATCAATCTTAG
- the LOC129948943 gene encoding uncharacterized protein LOC129948943, with translation MEEIWMNACRKLEISDDIARTWYEKIRRKMVQGSGRYYHNWEELLLRKQEYLGEIGSSSSTIVFAVFFQYFEFDGKRNCVEKNCEAFEEFCSDAGLKDEHVIKLVKKLLGDETIDALPGYEDEINLLQDLDLVVLGSSPEEYKRYRELLRKEYSHLDDSSYTKMRLKVLQTFLMIPTIFSTNEFQTKFEETARKNVDTEIKDLKNSSN, from the exons atggAAGAAATCTGGATGAATGCCTGTAGAAAGTTGGAAATATCGGACGATATAGCTCGCACATGGTATGAGAAAATTCGTCGGAAAATGGTTCAAGGTTCTGGCCGATATTATCATAATTGGGAAGAACTTTTACTAAGGAAACAGGAATACCTTGGAGAAATAGGTTCTTCTTCGTCGACAATTGTGTTTGCtgttttctttcaatatttcgAATTCGATGGCAAAAGGAATTGTGTTGAAAAGAATTGTGAAGCATTTGAAGAGTTTTGTTCTGATGCTGGACTAAAAGAT gaacacgtcataaaattagtaaaaaagcTTCTTGGTGATGAAACTATAGATGCACTTCCTGGATATGAGGATGAAATCAATCTTCTCCAAGATCTAGATCTTGTGGTATTAGG TTCCTCTCCAGAAGAATACAAACGTTATAGGGAACTTCTACGGAAAGAATACTCTCATTTAGATGATTCTAGTTACACAAAAATGCGCCTAAAG GTTTTGCAAACATTTCTTATGATTCCGACGATATTCTCAACAAATGAGTTTCAAACGAAATTCGAAGAAACAGCTCGTAAGAACGTAGATACCGAaattaaagatttgaaaaattcatcaaaCTGA
- the LOC129948938 gene encoding NEDD4-binding protein 1 has product MKPKLKVKKSASKQSKLRQKVFKKYLKNKSNRVGGNKTKRTFTSFKSQNRSYSQHLLQMAQYTTNQQTDEPQASTSGASSSSKKSPNKTPIRRKPFEKFKDKKHREELIQKHKLNSRNKFVLGAQSINQTILKKVVHQIKKRNSQIRNGSHNKTKSPSKFVRKGMRSERGEKDTVTGETPLDDDCICIETKPEVILIDDETIAPVNVVKELEMKYLKFKQYEPIGKIRMEQQGYDNIKNNQMITSTPNASRLNGRSLYRVPFHEDTSSSFSSMSSSTICCNTDDVTIVEDVNSQTADVIVIDDTLVPRPNRSSLKRNRSRNDDSVIFVSENFSNSRTQSSSAPAFIPLNTPAEEVQIRLPTASEKSPRLPRKKQRNALFTTQEEKQLKQYNENAYNPNKDTSKEQPQKRFVIVDGSNVAYQHALNKEFSVKGLKICLDYFAKIGHEVKAVVPQHRLQRQRSTDPSELDSLHREGKIVFTPCKNLPGKSSTSYDDRFILQLASELDAAVVSNDNYRDLLNENSAFKKIIENRVIGYTWCNDVFILPKDPYGKWGPTLDSILNRS; this is encoded by the exons ATGAAACCGAAGCTCAAAGTAAAGAAATCTGCTTCGAAGCAATCAAAACTGAGGCAgaaagtattcaaaaaatatctcaaaaataaatccaaCCGCGTTGGTGGCAACAAAACGAAAAGAACTTTTACTTCTTTCAAATCACAAAACAGAAGCTATTCTCAACATCTACTGCAGATGGCACAATATACAACAAATCAG caaactgACGAACCGCAAGCGTCAACAAGTGGAGCTAGTAGCTCATCAAAAAAATCGCCCAACAAAACACCTATTCGAAGAAaaccttttgaaaaattcaaagacaAGAAACACAGAGAAGAACTTATTCAG AAACACAAGTTAAACTCTAGAAACAAATTTGTGCTGGGAGCCCAAAGTATCAACCAAACCATATTGAAGAAAGTTGttcatcaaatcaaaaaacGAAACAGTCAAATAAGAAACGGTAGCCATAATAAAACCAAAAGCCCTTCAAAATTTGTTAGAAAAGGTATGCGAAGTGAACGTGGTGAAAAAGACACAGTCACAGGGGAAACTCCATTAGATGACGATTGTATTTGCATTGAAACAAAACCAGAAGTCATACTGATTGATGACGAAACTATTGCACCTGTAAATGTTGTAAAAGAACTCGAAATGAAATACctgaaatttaaacaatatgAACCGATTGGAAAGATTCGTATGGAACAACAGGGCTatgataatattaaaaacaatcaaatgatAACTTCAACACCAAATGCGAGTCGTTTGAATGGTAGGAGTCTATATCGAGTTCCTTTTCACGAAGACACAAGCTCCAGCTTTAGTTCGATGTCATCGAGTACAATTTGTTGTAATACAGATGATGTAACTATTGTGGAAGATGTAAATAGTCAGACTGCGGATGTTATTGTCATTGACGATACACTAGTTCCTCGCCCTAATAGGTCGTCTCTGAAAAGGAATAGATCAAGAAATGATGATTCTGTAATATTCGTTAgtgaaaacttttcaaattctCGCACACAGTCATCTTCAGCTCCTGCCTTTATACCATTGAATACACCAGCAGAAGAG GTTCAAATTAGGTTACCCACCGCAAGTGAAAAATCACCAAGGCTACCAAGGAAAAAACAACGCAATGCGCTTTTTACGACACAGGAAGAAAAACAACTGAAGCAGTACAATGAAAATGCGTACAATCCCAACAAAGATACATCCAAAGAACAACCACAAAAAAGATTTGTCATAGTTGACGGAAGTAACGTAGCCTACCA acaTGCCCTTAACAAGGAGTTCTCAGTTAAAGGTCTTAAAATATGCCTTGATTATTTCGCTAAAATCGGCCATGAAGTGAAAGCTGTTGTCCCACAGCATCGTTTGCAAAGGCAAAGATCGACAGATCCAAGTGAATTGGATTCTCTACACCGTGAgggtaaaattgtttttacaccATGTAAAAATTTACCCGGTAAATCTTCAACATCTTATGACGACag atttattCTGCAATTAGCATCGGAACTAGATGCAGCCGTAGTGTCGAATGATAATTACCGTGATCTTTTGAATGAGAATTCggcgtttaaaaaaattatcgaaaatCGTGTCATCGGTTACACATGGTGCAACGATGTATTCATTTTGCCAAAAGATCCTTACGGCAAATGGGGGCCTACGCTTGATTCAATTCTAAATCGatcctaa
- the LOC129948947 gene encoding uncharacterized protein LOC129948947 produces MDGIAIWLLFLIFLPFLLFFWKLLLMAWKSFLMTRKLKNSSETSRQNQLSTVSYSVDTNSNRSNGGANNRRGSDATLKIDLPPTYEEVMKNFVGLRELAETSATVAGAASNGANERTNTFGLVHIESGTLPTSEQRNAVV; encoded by the exons ATGGATGGAATCGCTATATGGCttctatttttaatctttttaccCTTCTTATTGTTCTTTTGGAAA ttgctGTTGATGGCTTGGAAGAGTTTCTTGATGacaagaaagttaaaaaattcatCGGAAA CATCCCGTCAAAATCAATTATCAACTGTAAGTTATTCTGTCGATACAAACAGCAATCGATCAAATGGTGGAGCAAACAACCGTCGAGGCAGTGATgcaactttaaaaattgatctaCCTCCAACCTACGAAGAAGTAATGAAGAATTTTGTAGGCTTGAGAGAATTAGCTGAAACATCGGCTACAGTTGCTGGAGCAGCCTCCAATGGTGCCAATGAAAGAACAAACACTTTTGGACTTGTTCACATCGAATCAGGAACACTTCCAACTTCTGAACAACGTAATGCCGTCGtgtaa